A part of Geothrix oryzae genomic DNA contains:
- a CDS encoding YbaB/EbfC family nucleoid-associated protein, with product MDMRFLMKQAQQMQAKLAEAQANLRVEGTAGGELVKVTLNGSKELKGISIAKDAMDPEDPSMLEDLLVAAFHDAAAKADEAMKKQMGGMGAGLNLPGLGL from the coding sequence ATGGACATGCGCTTCCTGATGAAACAGGCCCAGCAGATGCAGGCCAAACTGGCGGAGGCCCAGGCCAACCTGCGCGTGGAGGGCACCGCCGGCGGCGAGCTGGTGAAGGTCACCCTCAACGGCTCCAAGGAACTGAAGGGCATCTCTATCGCCAAGGACGCCATGGATCCCGAGGACCCCTCCATGCTCGAGGACCTGCTGGTGGCCGCCTTCCACGACGCCGCCGCCAAGGCCGACGAGGCCATGAAGAAGCAGATGGGCGGCATGGGCGCGGGCCTCAACCTGCCGGGCCTGGGGCTGTGA
- the recR gene encoding recombination mediator RecR produces the protein MKLPPPLEAVVESLQKLPGVGAKSAQRMALHLLKEGPEGMAHLAHQLQQAAEKVGFCQVCGAFTDQPTCPICLDPRRDPASLVIVAEASNVLSFERSGHFRGRYHVLGGLISPLRGVGPDQLRIRELLKRLEDHAIQEVILATNPTVDGEATASWLARILEPIGVRTTRIGLGLPIGSDLEYADELTLDRAMEGRRPVG, from the coding sequence ATGAAGCTGCCGCCGCCGCTCGAGGCCGTGGTGGAAAGCCTCCAGAAGCTGCCGGGCGTGGGCGCCAAGTCCGCCCAGCGCATGGCCCTGCACCTGCTGAAAGAGGGCCCGGAAGGCATGGCCCACCTCGCCCACCAGCTGCAGCAGGCCGCCGAGAAGGTGGGCTTCTGCCAAGTGTGCGGCGCCTTCACGGACCAGCCCACCTGCCCCATCTGCCTGGATCCGCGCCGTGATCCCGCCAGCCTCGTCATCGTGGCGGAAGCCTCCAATGTGCTGAGTTTCGAGCGCAGCGGCCACTTCCGGGGCCGCTACCATGTGCTCGGGGGCCTGATCTCGCCTCTGCGCGGCGTGGGCCCCGACCAGCTGCGCATCCGCGAGCTGCTGAAGCGGCTGGAGGATCACGCCATCCAGGAAGTCATCCTGGCCACCAACCCCACGGTGGATGGCGAGGCCACCGCCAGCTGGCTGGCCCGCATCCTTGAGCCCATCGGCGTCCGCACCACCCGCATCGGCCTGGGACTCCCCATCGGCAGCGACCTCGAATACGCCGACGAGCTCACGCTGGACCGCGCCATGGAGGGGCGGCGGCCGGTGGGCTAG
- a CDS encoding 2Fe-2S iron-sulfur cluster-binding protein: MHTIRFDGKKPGTADCEQETALLAASTRAGVPLPHRCGGHARCGTCLVTVVEGAEHLSEKGAIETRVLGVLKAGADQRLACQTWAKGDVSVKY, from the coding sequence ATGCACACCATCCGATTCGACGGCAAGAAACCCGGGACTGCGGACTGCGAGCAGGAGACCGCCCTCCTGGCGGCCAGCACCCGGGCGGGTGTGCCGCTGCCCCACCGCTGCGGCGGCCATGCGCGCTGCGGGACCTGTCTCGTGACCGTGGTGGAGGGTGCGGAGCACCTGAGCGAGAAGGGCGCCATCGAGACCCGGGTGCTGGGTGTGCTCAAGGCCGGGGCCGACCAGCGCCTCGCCTGCCAGACCTGGGCGAAGGGCGATGTGAGCGTGAAGTACTAG